Proteins encoded by one window of Streptacidiphilus sp. PB12-B1b:
- a CDS encoding alpha/beta fold hydrolase, protein MRIAFPERLRARLRRSRRFSALVAVLALAVVGLGGYSALGRAQPAVRQEVLSVTGVPEADGTPVKLDATLYLPAGSTPRPAVVLAHGFGGSKDDEAADALYLARHGYVALTYSARGFGRSGGLIHLDSPQYEVRDAERMVDLLATLPQVVKDGPGDPRVGFTGPSYGGALSLLVAAYDHRVDAIAPQITWNSLGASLFGQSASGGRGTAGPGVFKKAWAGDFFGSGSSTPGAAPGAPADPCGRFAPDICAAYRTTAAGDGTPAPGLLDLLAASSPAGVLNRVDAPTLLVQGEDDSLFGLDQADANARGIAAHGTPVKVAWYSGGHDAPGTSAETAQLRSLTLAWFDHYLKHQGPTPSTAFSFTKTGTDLSLESGTVSDSTLTAPGYPGLPGGAAPRSTPVRLNGPEQTVLAPAGGYPAATTSLPGLGGTLAQLGSGSPALGAALAGPPDQQAVFTSAPLAGTVHEVGAASVELHVGPATPGTGDATLFAKLYDLSPGGQAVLPEQLVAPIRLTGLTPSGTDVRVALPGVVHDFPAGHRLELVVSTTDQAYQLPQDPRGYRVALAGSSTVGVPLVAAASADGGSTDLLWTIAGIAAALVLGAVGAWVLRRRRPGGGIDLDPELADVPVAITGLGKAYGDGFRAVSDLGFTVGPGQVLGLLGPNGAGKTTTLRMLTGLIFPTSGEIRVFGHRIVPGAPVLSRVGAFIEGPGFLPHLSGRENLALAWAATGRPEADADFAAALEIAGLGKDLERKVRAYSQGMRQRLAVAQAMLGLPDLLILDEPTNGLDPPQIREMRESLRRYAATGRTVVVSSHLLAEVEQTCTHCVVMARGRLLAAGPVDELIGAASSVHIDVDQPARAVELLTGLPGVLAARTGSDGALVVDLDRIRPAVAVKVLVEAGLAVDRIAPRRRLEDVFLDLVHEG, encoded by the coding sequence GTGCGCATCGCGTTCCCCGAGCGCCTCCGGGCGCGGCTGCGCCGCAGCCGCCGGTTCTCCGCCCTGGTCGCCGTGCTGGCGCTGGCCGTCGTCGGCCTCGGCGGCTACAGCGCGCTGGGCCGGGCACAGCCCGCGGTGCGGCAGGAGGTGCTCAGCGTCACCGGCGTGCCCGAGGCCGACGGCACCCCGGTCAAGCTCGACGCCACGCTGTACCTCCCGGCCGGCAGCACCCCCCGGCCGGCCGTGGTGCTGGCCCACGGCTTCGGCGGCAGCAAGGACGACGAAGCCGCCGACGCCCTCTACCTGGCCCGGCACGGCTATGTGGCGCTGACGTACTCCGCGCGCGGCTTCGGCCGCTCCGGCGGGCTGATCCACCTGGACTCGCCGCAGTACGAGGTGCGGGACGCCGAGCGCATGGTCGACCTGCTGGCCACCCTGCCGCAGGTGGTCAAGGACGGCCCCGGCGATCCCCGGGTCGGCTTCACCGGCCCCTCCTACGGCGGCGCGCTGAGCCTGCTGGTCGCCGCCTACGACCACCGGGTCGACGCCATCGCCCCGCAGATCACCTGGAACAGCCTGGGCGCCTCGCTGTTCGGGCAGTCCGCGAGCGGCGGCCGGGGGACGGCCGGGCCCGGCGTCTTCAAGAAGGCCTGGGCCGGTGACTTCTTCGGCTCGGGCTCCAGCACGCCCGGCGCCGCCCCCGGCGCGCCCGCCGACCCCTGCGGCCGGTTCGCCCCCGACATCTGCGCCGCCTACCGGACCACCGCCGCCGGGGACGGCACCCCTGCCCCCGGCCTGCTCGACCTGCTGGCCGCCTCCAGCCCGGCCGGGGTGCTCAATCGCGTCGACGCCCCCACCCTGCTGGTCCAGGGCGAGGACGACTCGCTGTTCGGCCTGGACCAGGCCGACGCCAACGCCCGCGGCATCGCCGCCCACGGCACCCCGGTCAAGGTCGCCTGGTACTCCGGCGGCCACGACGCGCCGGGCACCTCCGCCGAGACCGCGCAGCTGCGCTCGCTCACCCTGGCCTGGTTCGACCACTACCTGAAGCACCAGGGGCCGACCCCCTCGACCGCCTTCAGTTTCACCAAAACCGGCACCGACCTGTCGCTGGAGAGCGGCACCGTCAGCGACTCCACGCTCACCGCGCCCGGCTACCCCGGGCTGCCGGGCGGCGCCGCGCCCCGCAGCACCCCGGTCCGGCTGAACGGCCCGGAGCAGACCGTGCTAGCCCCGGCCGGGGGCTACCCGGCCGCCACCACCAGCCTGCCCGGCCTGGGCGGGACGCTGGCCCAGCTCGGCTCCGGCAGCCCGGCCCTGGGCGCGGCCCTGGCCGGGCCGCCGGACCAGCAGGCGGTGTTCACCAGCGCCCCGCTGGCCGGCACCGTCCACGAGGTCGGCGCGGCCTCGGTCGAGCTGCACGTCGGCCCGGCCACGCCCGGCACCGGGGACGCCACCCTTTTCGCCAAGCTGTACGACCTCTCCCCCGGCGGCCAGGCCGTGCTGCCCGAGCAGCTGGTGGCGCCGATCCGGCTGACCGGGCTGACCCCGTCCGGCACCGACGTCCGGGTGGCGCTGCCCGGCGTGGTCCACGACTTCCCGGCCGGGCACCGGCTGGAGCTGGTGGTCTCCACCACCGACCAGGCGTACCAGCTGCCGCAGGACCCGCGCGGCTACCGCGTGGCCCTGGCCGGGAGCAGCACGGTGGGCGTCCCGCTGGTGGCCGCCGCATCCGCCGACGGCGGCAGCACCGACCTGCTGTGGACCATCGCCGGGATCGCCGCCGCGCTGGTGCTCGGTGCGGTCGGCGCCTGGGTGCTGCGCCGCCGCAGGCCGGGCGGCGGCATCGACCTCGATCCGGAGCTGGCCGACGTCCCGGTCGCCATCACCGGGCTCGGCAAGGCGTACGGGGACGGCTTCCGGGCCGTCAGCGACCTCGGCTTCACCGTCGGCCCCGGGCAGGTGCTGGGCCTGCTCGGGCCCAACGGCGCGGGCAAGACCACCACCCTGCGGATGCTGACCGGTCTGATCTTCCCCACCTCCGGCGAGATCCGGGTCTTCGGCCACCGGATCGTCCCGGGCGCGCCGGTGCTGTCCCGGGTCGGCGCGTTCATCGAGGGCCCCGGCTTCCTGCCGCACCTCTCCGGCCGGGAGAACCTGGCCCTGGCCTGGGCCGCCACCGGCCGTCCCGAGGCCGACGCGGACTTCGCCGCGGCGCTGGAGATCGCGGGCCTCGGCAAGGACCTGGAGCGCAAGGTCCGCGCCTACAGCCAGGGCATGCGGCAGCGGCTCGCCGTGGCCCAGGCCATGCTGGGCCTGCCCGACCTGCTGATCCTGGACGAGCCCACCAACGGCCTGGACCCGCCGCAGATCCGCGAGATGCGCGAGTCGCTGCGCCGCTACGCCGCCACCGGGCGCACCGTGGTGGTCTCCAGCCACCTGCTGGCCGAGGTGGAGCAGACCTGCACGCACTGCGTGGTGATGGCGCGCGGGCGGCTGCTCGCCGCCGGGCCGGTGGACGAGCTGATCGGCGCGGCCTCCTCCGTGCACATCGACGTCGACCAGCCCGCGCGGGCGGTCGAGCTGCTGACCGGGCTGCCCGGCGTGCTGGCCGCGCGCACCGGCTCCGACGGCGCGCTCGTCGTCGACCTGGACCGGATCCGGCCCGCCGTGGCGGTCAAGGTCCTGGTCGAGGCCGGTCTCGCGGTCGACCGCATCGCTCCACGGCGCCGCCTGGAGGACGTCTTCCTCGACCTCGTCCACGAAGGGTGA
- a CDS encoding ABC transporter permease, with protein sequence MPAPDAVPAPDARPAADAGPAPEPQRPPEQPQRGVGRGSHTGLSSADSPPRASAPHGGAPGYDPRRTLPLRVELRRQLGRNRTRITLGLLVVLPLLLVAAFKLGGSAPDRNGQVTLVDFATVGAANFALFAVFASSGFLLVIVVALFCGDTVASEAGWSSLRYLLISPVGRARLLRRKLTVSLGLSGFALVLLPVVSLLAGWAAFGWHPVQSPTGAGLGTGAALVRLAIIVGYLAVSLTFVAALAFYAGVSTDAPLGAVGGTVLIVIVSTILDNVTALGGLRDWLPTHYADAWLDALDPSVQWDAMLRGTLSALVYSTVLFALAWRHFLRKDIVS encoded by the coding sequence ATGCCCGCCCCTGATGCCGTGCCCGCCCCCGACGCCCGGCCCGCCGCCGACGCCGGGCCCGCACCGGAGCCGCAGCGCCCGCCGGAGCAGCCGCAGCGCGGCGTCGGCCGGGGCAGCCACACCGGGCTGAGCAGCGCCGACAGCCCGCCGCGCGCCTCCGCGCCGCACGGCGGGGCACCCGGCTACGACCCGCGCCGGACGCTGCCGCTGCGGGTGGAGCTGCGGCGGCAGCTGGGCCGGAACCGCACCCGGATCACCCTGGGGCTGCTGGTGGTGCTGCCGCTGCTGCTGGTCGCCGCGTTCAAACTGGGCGGCTCCGCGCCCGACCGCAACGGGCAGGTCACCCTGGTCGACTTCGCCACCGTGGGCGCGGCCAACTTCGCGCTGTTCGCCGTCTTCGCCTCGTCCGGCTTCCTGCTGGTCATCGTCGTCGCCCTGTTCTGCGGCGACACCGTGGCCAGCGAGGCCGGCTGGTCCAGCCTGCGCTACCTGCTGATCTCGCCGGTCGGACGGGCCCGGCTGCTGCGCCGCAAGCTGACCGTCTCGCTGGGGCTGTCCGGTTTCGCCCTGGTGCTGCTGCCGGTGGTGTCGCTACTGGCGGGCTGGGCCGCCTTCGGCTGGCACCCGGTGCAGTCGCCGACCGGCGCCGGGCTGGGCACCGGGGCCGCGCTGGTCCGGCTGGCGATCATCGTCGGCTACCTCGCGGTCAGCCTGACCTTCGTCGCCGCCCTGGCCTTCTACGCCGGGGTCAGCACCGACGCGCCGCTGGGCGCGGTCGGCGGGACGGTGCTGATCGTCATCGTCTCCACCATCCTCGACAACGTCACCGCCCTGGGCGGGCTGCGGGACTGGCTGCCGACGCACTACGCGGACGCCTGGCTGGACGCCCTGGACCCGAGCGTCCAGTGGGACGCCATGCTGCGCGGCACGCTCTCCGCCCTGGTCTACAGCACCGTGCTGTTCGCCCTGGCCTGGCGGCACTTCCTGCGCAAGGACATCGTCAGCTGA
- a CDS encoding SAM hydroxide adenosyltransferase — protein MTQRPVVSLTDCADPNALARQSARIAALFGATPSILPLTGPDPEGAAALTLLDLLRATDLVGGPTQPTVFLVNIAPRDGHWPNGVPFCYFHLRGHLVISTLNARVLAPLRGYLGVEEVQVTDVREVVEAAAGQWAGLAQQEVEEIVRTQFRSLWYVPLLARWLVDGRPVPAQPQPLPEPAAEEAHVRVAVVDNFGNCKLDRPAALIPGGTEGGWLLHSPREGGTVEVGRFDRLPDVPHGRPGITTGSSGVGFAELVVRGGSAADLFGLREGDRLPCLTS, from the coding sequence ATGACCCAGCGACCGGTCGTCTCCCTCACCGACTGCGCCGATCCCAACGCCCTGGCCCGCCAGTCCGCCAGGATCGCCGCGCTGTTCGGCGCCACGCCCAGCATCCTGCCGCTGACCGGGCCCGACCCGGAGGGCGCCGCCGCGCTCACCCTGCTCGACCTGCTGCGCGCCACCGACCTGGTCGGCGGCCCGACGCAGCCGACCGTGTTCCTGGTCAACATCGCCCCCAGGGACGGCCACTGGCCCAACGGCGTGCCGTTCTGCTACTTCCACCTCCGCGGGCACCTGGTCATCAGCACCCTGAACGCGCGGGTGCTGGCCCCGCTGCGCGGCTACCTGGGCGTGGAGGAGGTCCAGGTCACCGATGTGCGCGAGGTGGTCGAGGCCGCCGCCGGGCAGTGGGCCGGGCTGGCGCAACAGGAGGTCGAGGAGATCGTCCGCACCCAGTTCCGCAGCCTGTGGTACGTGCCGCTGCTGGCCCGCTGGCTGGTGGACGGCCGTCCGGTGCCCGCGCAGCCGCAGCCGCTGCCCGAGCCCGCGGCCGAGGAGGCGCACGTGCGGGTCGCCGTCGTGGACAACTTCGGCAACTGCAAGCTGGACCGGCCCGCCGCGCTGATCCCGGGCGGCACGGAGGGCGGCTGGCTGCTGCACAGCCCGCGCGAGGGCGGCACCGTGGAGGTGGGCCGCTTCGACCGGCTGCCCGACGTGCCGCACGGCCGACCCGGGATCACCACCGGCAGCTCCGGCGTCGGCTTCGCCGAACTGGTGGTGCGCGGAGGCTCCGCCGCCGACCTCTTCGGGCTGCGCGAGGGCGACCGGCTGCCCTGTCTCACCAGCTGA
- a CDS encoding ABC transporter substrate-binding protein: MSRARTALAAALGSAVVLAAAACAPQSTATSTASAGASSGTGASAAAAACSTSSPDLYKQGQLTVATDSPAYAPWFDNNAPSDGKGFESAVAYAVAAKLGFGKSQVKWVVEPFDNSYAPGAKNFDFDINEISITPQRAQAVDFSTGYYTADQGVLVLNNSKYAKAGSLSALKDAKIGVQVATTSYQAVQDEIKPAHAPSVYNTTNDEVNALQDGQIDAIVTDMPTVFYLSSAELSHGKILGAFGYNGSSPEQFGLLLKKGSGLTSCVDQAIAGLKSDGTLARITTQWLSASADVPELKQ; this comes from the coding sequence GTGTCCCGTGCCCGCACCGCCCTTGCCGCAGCCCTGGGGAGCGCCGTCGTCCTGGCGGCCGCCGCCTGCGCGCCGCAGTCCACCGCGACCTCCACCGCCTCCGCCGGGGCGAGCTCCGGCACCGGAGCGAGCGCGGCTGCCGCGGCCTGCTCGACCAGCAGCCCGGACCTGTACAAGCAGGGCCAGTTGACGGTGGCCACCGACTCCCCCGCGTACGCGCCGTGGTTCGACAACAACGCGCCGTCCGACGGCAAGGGCTTCGAGAGCGCGGTGGCCTACGCCGTGGCCGCCAAGCTCGGGTTCGGCAAGAGCCAGGTCAAGTGGGTGGTCGAGCCCTTCGACAACTCCTATGCGCCGGGCGCCAAGAACTTCGACTTCGATATCAACGAGATCTCGATCACCCCGCAGCGGGCCCAGGCGGTGGACTTCTCCACCGGCTACTACACCGCCGACCAGGGCGTGTTGGTGCTGAACAACTCCAAGTACGCCAAGGCCGGCTCGCTCTCCGCACTGAAGGACGCCAAGATCGGCGTCCAGGTGGCCACCACCAGCTACCAGGCGGTGCAGGACGAGATCAAGCCGGCCCACGCGCCGAGCGTCTACAACACCACCAACGACGAGGTCAACGCCCTCCAGGACGGCCAGATCGACGCCATCGTCACCGACATGCCGACCGTGTTCTACCTGTCCAGCGCCGAGCTGAGCCACGGGAAGATCCTCGGCGCGTTCGGCTACAACGGCAGCTCGCCCGAGCAGTTCGGGCTGCTGCTGAAGAAGGGCAGCGGGCTGACCTCCTGCGTGGACCAGGCGATCGCCGGGCTCAAGTCCGACGGCACGCTCGCCCGGATCACCACCCAGTGGCTCTCGGCCTCGGCCGACGTGCCCGAGCTGAAGCAGTAA
- a CDS encoding amino acid ABC transporter permease, with protein MDHETTAALDQQATAPDAGYRPSDRQQERERFRRARKRRNTWIAALCTVAFLVVVGAAVVASPGWARVHSLFLDSGEFRRTLPAILRGFWLNIQMFLIAEVLILVLGLLIALVRVTRAPGLQPLRLAATLYVDVFRGVPTLLLVFLIGYGLPALQLQGTPSQPWVLGVIALVLSYAAYVAEVFRAGLNSVHPAQRNAARALGLNESQTLRHVILPQAVRNVIPPLLNDFIALQKDTALVAVLGPLEALRVAQINADYNFNYTPYLGAALLFIAVTIPLTRYADRLQRRASQRQRAEAAR; from the coding sequence GTGGACCACGAAACCACGGCCGCGCTGGACCAGCAGGCCACCGCGCCGGACGCCGGGTACCGGCCCAGCGACCGGCAGCAGGAGCGCGAGCGGTTCCGCCGCGCCCGCAAGCGCCGCAACACCTGGATCGCCGCCCTGTGCACGGTGGCGTTCCTGGTGGTGGTGGGCGCGGCTGTGGTCGCGTCCCCCGGCTGGGCGCGGGTGCACAGCCTGTTCCTGGACAGCGGCGAGTTCCGCAGGACGCTGCCGGCGATCCTCCGGGGCTTCTGGCTGAACATCCAGATGTTCCTGATCGCCGAGGTGCTGATCCTGGTCCTGGGGCTGCTGATCGCCCTGGTCCGGGTGACCAGGGCGCCGGGCCTGCAACCGCTGCGGCTGGCCGCGACCCTCTACGTGGACGTGTTCCGCGGTGTGCCGACGCTGCTGCTGGTGTTCCTGATCGGCTACGGCCTGCCCGCGCTCCAGCTCCAGGGCACGCCCTCGCAGCCGTGGGTGCTCGGGGTGATCGCGCTGGTGCTGTCGTACGCCGCCTATGTCGCCGAGGTGTTCCGGGCCGGGCTGAACTCGGTGCACCCGGCGCAGCGCAACGCGGCCCGGGCGCTGGGGCTGAACGAGTCGCAGACGCTGCGGCACGTGATCCTGCCGCAGGCGGTCCGCAATGTGATCCCGCCGCTGTTGAACGACTTCATCGCGCTGCAGAAGGACACCGCGCTGGTGGCCGTCCTCGGCCCGCTGGAGGCGCTGCGGGTGGCGCAGATCAACGCCGACTACAACTTCAACTACACCCCCTACCTGGGTGCGGCGCTGCTGTTCATCGCCGTGACCATCCCGCTGACCCGGTACGCCGACCGACTGCAGCGGCGGGCGTCCCAGCGGCAGCGGGCGGAGGCGGCACGATGA
- a CDS encoding amino acid ABC transporter ATP-binding protein, whose product MTEALLRIRGLRKQYGSRLVLRSIDLDVAEHQVVCLIGGSGSGKSTLLRCVDLLDEVDDGTVHLGGTELTDPRLDANAARRRIGVVFQAYNLFPHLSVVDNITLAPRRVHGVPRKEAEETARELLARLGLADKAQDYPDRLSGGQQQRAAIARALATGPELLLFDEITSALDPELVGEVLDVVADLKQRGLTILMATHEMGFARHAADQVCYLEDGVIREQGSAEQVLTDPQHASTRRFLSRVLER is encoded by the coding sequence ATGACCGAGGCACTGCTGCGGATCCGCGGCCTGCGCAAGCAGTACGGCTCGCGGCTGGTCCTGCGCTCGATCGACCTGGACGTCGCCGAGCACCAGGTGGTGTGCCTGATCGGGGGCTCCGGCTCGGGCAAGTCGACGCTGCTGCGCTGCGTGGACCTGCTGGACGAGGTCGACGACGGCACCGTGCACCTGGGCGGGACCGAGCTGACCGATCCGCGGCTGGACGCCAACGCGGCGCGCCGCCGGATCGGTGTCGTCTTCCAGGCGTACAACCTCTTCCCGCACCTGAGCGTGGTGGACAACATCACCCTGGCGCCGCGCCGGGTGCACGGGGTGCCGCGCAAGGAGGCCGAGGAGACCGCGCGGGAGCTGCTGGCCCGGCTGGGCCTGGCCGACAAGGCGCAGGACTACCCGGACCGGCTGTCCGGCGGCCAGCAGCAGCGCGCGGCGATCGCGCGCGCCCTGGCCACCGGGCCGGAGCTGCTGCTGTTCGACGAGATCACCTCGGCGCTGGACCCGGAGCTGGTGGGCGAGGTGCTGGACGTGGTCGCCGACCTCAAGCAGCGCGGGCTGACCATCCTGATGGCCACGCACGAGATGGGCTTCGCCCGGCACGCCGCCGACCAGGTGTGCTACCTGGAGGACGGCGTGATCCGGGAGCAGGGCAGCGCCGAGCAGGTGCTCACCGACCCGCAGCACGCCTCGACCCGGCGCTTCCTCTCCCGGGTGCTGGAGCGGTAG
- a CDS encoding phospholipase C: protein MSEDQHSGDQKGGDQHGGEQGGERRGPGLSRRGLLTGASAAGAAALIGGGVLGRPSAAQSRLIDTALAASAGPAAGLGDIKHVVVLMQENRSFDHYFGTLSGVRGFSDPAAPVQSVGGRSYPVFDQFGYQPGTGASASGYLQPFRLLSDPPLEDGQTTNDIDHSWATQHRSWNGGAMDSFVSAHLAADGAANGPVTMGYYTRQDLPFYYALADAFTVCDGYFCSVLGPTDPNRLMLMSASIDPEGAAGGPVVETFGNRLAEYGKLSWETMPERLLAAGVSWKVYNDPVGLFALSPLPYFKNYNDPFSVTGLELVGRALTPTYPGDFSSDVAKGTLPSVSWIIPPVAECEHPAAPPEYGEYFVQQVLATLVSNPEVWAQTALFIVYDENGGFFDHVTPPTAPAGTPGEWLTSLPSAADGVDGPIGLGFRTPALLVSPFSAGGYRYSGTLDHTSVLRFIETRFGVEVPNLSAWRRAATGDFTGALNLAAVPVTAVPPLPPVSLGDTSAAEQAVLNALAGTLDVGIPYPLPDSNAMPEQETTPTRPSVP from the coding sequence GTGAGCGAGGATCAGCACAGCGGCGACCAAAAGGGCGGCGACCAGCACGGCGGAGAACAGGGCGGCGAGCGGCGCGGCCCCGGCCTGTCGCGCCGGGGGCTGCTCACCGGCGCCTCGGCGGCCGGAGCCGCCGCCCTCATCGGCGGCGGCGTCCTGGGACGCCCCAGCGCCGCCCAGTCCCGGCTGATCGACACCGCCCTCGCCGCCTCGGCGGGCCCGGCGGCCGGGCTCGGCGACATCAAGCACGTCGTGGTGCTGATGCAGGAGAACCGCTCCTTCGACCACTACTTCGGCACCCTGTCCGGCGTCCGCGGTTTCAGCGACCCGGCCGCGCCGGTGCAGAGCGTGGGCGGCCGGAGCTACCCGGTCTTCGACCAGTTCGGCTACCAGCCCGGCACCGGGGCCTCCGCCTCCGGCTACCTGCAGCCGTTCCGCCTGCTCAGCGACCCGCCGCTGGAGGACGGCCAGACCACCAACGACATCGACCACAGCTGGGCCACCCAGCACCGCAGTTGGAACGGCGGTGCGATGGACTCCTTCGTCTCCGCGCACCTCGCCGCCGACGGAGCCGCCAACGGCCCGGTCACCATGGGCTACTACACCCGCCAGGACCTGCCCTTCTACTACGCCCTCGCCGACGCCTTCACCGTCTGCGACGGCTACTTCTGCTCCGTGCTCGGGCCCACCGACCCGAACCGGCTGATGCTGATGTCCGCGTCGATCGACCCCGAGGGCGCGGCCGGCGGCCCGGTGGTGGAGACCTTCGGCAACCGCCTGGCCGAGTACGGCAAGTTGAGCTGGGAGACCATGCCGGAGCGGCTGCTCGCCGCCGGGGTCAGCTGGAAGGTCTACAACGACCCGGTGGGGCTGTTCGCGCTGAGCCCGCTGCCCTACTTCAAGAACTACAACGACCCGTTCTCCGTCACCGGCCTGGAGCTGGTCGGCCGCGCGCTCACCCCCACCTACCCCGGCGACTTCAGCTCCGACGTGGCCAAGGGGACGCTGCCGTCGGTCTCCTGGATCATCCCGCCGGTCGCCGAGTGCGAGCACCCGGCCGCGCCGCCCGAGTACGGCGAGTACTTCGTCCAGCAGGTGCTGGCCACCCTGGTCTCCAACCCCGAGGTCTGGGCGCAGACCGCGCTGTTCATCGTCTACGACGAGAACGGCGGCTTCTTCGACCACGTGACCCCGCCGACCGCCCCGGCGGGCACGCCGGGGGAGTGGCTGACCAGCCTGCCGTCCGCGGCCGACGGCGTGGACGGCCCCATCGGGCTGGGCTTCCGCACCCCGGCGCTGCTGGTCTCGCCGTTCAGCGCGGGCGGCTACCGCTACTCCGGGACGCTGGACCACACCTCGGTGCTGCGCTTCATCGAGACCCGCTTCGGGGTGGAGGTGCCCAACCTGTCGGCCTGGCGGCGGGCCGCCACCGGCGACTTCACCGGCGCGCTGAACCTCGCGGCCGTGCCGGTCACCGCCGTCCCGCCGCTGCCCCCGGTCTCGCTGGGCGACACCTCGGCGGCCGAGCAGGCGGTGCTGAACGCCCTGGCCGGGACGCTCGACGTGGGCATCCCCTACCCGCTGCCGGACAGCAACGCCATGCCGGAGCAGGAGACCACCCCGACCCGGCCCAGCGTCCCGTAG
- a CDS encoding long-chain fatty acid--CoA ligase, which produces MTAPLTSATPDAAGAARADGTADATGAAAEARIAAWLDTDLDEWCRSVVRRTFHPETGARYWLRRAEQLDFDPRDITRYDQLGAFGPFPVDVLRRLDPAELVPQGVPRPLAGRVWDTGGTTGTPCRVFYTPDMLLHRATWRRWSFAQEGFAQGRAWLQATPTGPHLIGHGVWEVSELYAGQVYAVDMDPRWVKRLIRAGRLADVNDYTDHLLEQITDVLRQGRVQYVNTTPALFQALRQREPGLVAALDGVRLSGTQISAGMYRAFSAALHGGVCGLTYGNTFGNAACLEVSGNGELIAYAPNYPQVTMAVVRKDDWSTVVEPGAAGQVRLTVLHQDLFLPNILERDQALRHTTDRWPSDGVANIRPLQTTSSAPEGLY; this is translated from the coding sequence ATGACCGCGCCGCTCACCTCCGCCACGCCGGACGCCGCCGGGGCCGCCCGGGCCGACGGAACCGCCGATGCCACCGGCGCGGCGGCCGAGGCCCGGATCGCCGCCTGGCTGGACACCGACCTGGACGAATGGTGCCGCAGCGTCGTCCGGCGCACCTTCCACCCGGAGACCGGCGCGCGCTACTGGCTGCGCCGCGCCGAGCAGTTGGACTTCGACCCCCGGGACATCACCCGGTACGACCAGCTCGGCGCCTTCGGGCCGTTCCCGGTGGACGTCCTGCGCCGGCTGGATCCGGCGGAGCTGGTGCCGCAGGGCGTGCCGCGCCCGCTGGCCGGCCGGGTCTGGGACACCGGCGGCACCACCGGCACCCCCTGCCGGGTCTTCTACACCCCGGACATGCTGCTGCACCGGGCCACGTGGCGCCGCTGGTCCTTCGCCCAGGAGGGCTTCGCCCAGGGCCGGGCCTGGCTCCAGGCCACCCCCACCGGGCCGCACCTGATCGGCCACGGCGTCTGGGAGGTCTCCGAGCTGTACGCCGGCCAGGTGTACGCGGTCGACATGGACCCGCGCTGGGTCAAGCGGCTGATCCGCGCCGGCCGGCTGGCCGACGTCAACGACTACACCGACCACCTGTTGGAGCAGATCACCGACGTGCTGCGGCAGGGCCGGGTGCAGTACGTCAACACCACCCCGGCCCTGTTCCAGGCGCTGCGGCAGCGCGAGCCCGGGCTGGTCGCCGCCCTGGACGGGGTCCGGCTGAGCGGCACCCAGATCAGCGCGGGCATGTACCGGGCCTTCAGCGCCGCCCTGCACGGCGGGGTCTGCGGCCTGACCTACGGCAACACCTTCGGCAACGCCGCCTGCCTGGAGGTGTCCGGGAACGGCGAGTTGATCGCCTACGCGCCCAACTACCCGCAGGTGACCATGGCGGTGGTGCGCAAGGACGACTGGTCCACCGTGGTGGAGCCGGGCGCCGCCGGGCAGGTGCGGCTCACCGTGCTGCACCAGGATCTCTTCCTGCCGAACATCCTGGAGCGCGACCAGGCGCTGCGGCACACCACCGACCGGTGGCCCAGCGACGGCGTCGCCAACATCCGCCCGCTGCAGACGACGAGTTCGGCCCCGGAGGGCCTGTACTGA